The Spirulina subsalsa PCC 9445 region ACCGACCACATTCAAGAAGAACTGAGAACCATCCTCACCCCCGAACAAATGGTCAAAGGGGGTTTAGTCGTAGAAACAACCATTAATATGGAATGGCAACAGGCCGCCGAAGATGCCGTAGCCAAAGCAGTCGCCCGTCACGGAGACGCTCAACGCTTCTCCCAGGCCTCCCTTGTGGCCGTTGACCCCAAAACCGGAGCCATTCGCGCCATGGTGGGGGGGAAAGACTATTTCAACAAAGACGAAAACGGGGAATTTAACCGAGTCACCCAAGCCAAACGTCAGCCCGGGTCAGCCTTTAAGCCCTTTGTCTATGCGGCGGCGATCGCATCGGGAACATCCCCCTACAAAACTATCCTCGACGCGCCCTATGTGGTCGATGGCTACGAACCCAAAAACTACAACGACACCTATCGGGACTACATCAACCTACAACAAGCCCTCGCCCAATCCGCCAACGTTCCCGCCGTTCGTCTGTTAGTTGATGTTGGCTGGAATCCCGTGATTCAAATTGCCCAAAACATGGGCATTCAATCCGAACTCAAACCCACCTACTCCCTCGCCTTGGGAGCATCCGAAGTCACCCTCTTAGAACTCACCAGCGCCTATGGAGCCTTTGCCAACGAAGGGCAACATCATAAAGCTCACGGCATCAGTCGCATTCTGAACCAAGAAGGCGAAGTCATCTATCAAGCCAAAGACGAAGCGGAAAAAGCCCTAGACCCAGATTCCGCCAATATCATGAACTGGATGTTACAGTCTGTCGTGACCCAAGGCACGGGTAGCCCCGCCCGTCTCAGTGACCGTCAAGTTGCCGGGAAAACCGGAACTTCTGACGAGTACCGCGACCTGTGGTTTGTTGGTTATATCCCCCAACTCACCGCCGGAGTTTGGCTCGGCAATGATAACAACGAACCCACCCGAGGTTCCAGTGGAACGGCGGCGGCCGTGTGGCAGGACTTCATGGCACGAGTGACCGAAACCGTCCCCCCAGAAGAATTCCCCGACCGACCTCAACAACTGAGCGGTCGCACCGCCTTTATCGAGGCCGAACCCCTGAAACCCAAACAGAGTTTCTATCGCCGAGTGCCTGTGGCGCAACAACAGCCCACCCGTCAAGCCGCCCCGCGTCAAACCAGAACCGCCACCCAAAGAACTCCCCAGCGTCGAGCAGCGACTCCGGCGGCAGCACCCAGTCGTTCCGCACCGGCTCAACAACCCGCCCGGCGACAAGCCGCCAGCCCCCCGCCTCGTCCCGCGCAGCCCGCCCGGCAGCAGCCCGCCCCCCAACGGACTCGCACTCAAACCACTTCCCCAGCCCCCCAACGGAGTACCGCGCCCGCTCGTCAGTCGGCTCCGGCCCCCGCTCGTCAGGCTGCCCCGGCCCCCGCTCGTCAGGCCGCCCCACCCCGCCCCGCTCCAGCTGCCCCGGCTCCGGCTCAAGCACCCGCCCAACCTCAAACCCCCCGCTTGAACAAACCCGCTCCGGCTGCTGCTCCAGCCCCGGCTGCTGCTCCGGCTCTGGAATTGTATAAACCGCCCAAAGAATAAACGGGTTCATCAACAATTTCAAGGTATTGTTCCCCCCCTCTTGTTCCCCCCTTCCAAAGGGGGGCTAGAGGGGATAAGTCCCTTTATCCTGAACGACTCAACCTGACCTAGAAGCAAAGAAAGAGAATCCCTGACATCCTCCCGCCGCTCAATCGAAGATTAGAGTGCGAGCCTTCTTTCGACATTAAGGTAAATTGCCGTCTGGCAACGGCTACAATGGAGAGAATGGTCGTCCCTGTGTTCTCATTTTCCCCCATGATAGGGCATCTCGTGAGAGAGGCACGGGTTAGCTCATCGTCACGAAGTGAACGCAAAGCGTTGCGTAGCAAAGCGTTGCGTAGCAAATGTTAGTGTCGGGAGGATGTCACGGTAAAAGCCAAGGAAACCCATGATTTCCGATGGTGGGTATCATAGATTCCCTTAATTTCCGCATTTTTTATTAGATATTGCTTGGTTATGTCTCAATCCCAAAATACAGTTATTGAAATTTTAAAAACCTTGGCCTTAAGTGGGGTGTTGGCGGTAGGAGTTCGTCAGTTTGTAGCCGAAGCACGATATATTCCCTCCGAGTCTATGTTACCGACGCTGGAAATTGATGATCGGTTGATGATTGAAAAGTTAACCTA contains the following coding sequences:
- a CDS encoding penicillin-binding protein 1A translates to MRKQLTTLARRPWLWGAAVAALGLGGATAYGYQVWTTVESLLPESVDRVLTYSREETITVKASDGTVLQEIGPVTHEKLTISEIPNLVVQAFIASEDRRFLEHDGVDPQGILRASLANLRAGRVVEGGSTITQQLSRIVFLSQDRDMTRKLKEMRIAQKVEDEFNKEQILERYLNLVYLGSGAYGVADAAWVYFGKTVKELTLEEVATLAGITPAPSRYSPIQNPEVATRQRNRVLERMRDAGFISAGQAAIAISSPLNLNPQEPKRLYRKVPYFTDHIQEELRTILTPEQMVKGGLVVETTINMEWQQAAEDAVAKAVARHGDAQRFSQASLVAVDPKTGAIRAMVGGKDYFNKDENGEFNRVTQAKRQPGSAFKPFVYAAAIASGTSPYKTILDAPYVVDGYEPKNYNDTYRDYINLQQALAQSANVPAVRLLVDVGWNPVIQIAQNMGIQSELKPTYSLALGASEVTLLELTSAYGAFANEGQHHKAHGISRILNQEGEVIYQAKDEAEKALDPDSANIMNWMLQSVVTQGTGSPARLSDRQVAGKTGTSDEYRDLWFVGYIPQLTAGVWLGNDNNEPTRGSSGTAAAVWQDFMARVTETVPPEEFPDRPQQLSGRTAFIEAEPLKPKQSFYRRVPVAQQQPTRQAAPRQTRTATQRTPQRRAATPAAAPSRSAPAQQPARRQAASPPPRPAQPARQQPAPQRTRTQTTSPAPQRSTAPARQSAPAPARQAAPAPARQAAPPRPAPAAPAPAQAPAQPQTPRLNKPAPAAAPAPAAAPALELYKPPKE